The sequence below is a genomic window from Candidatus Margulisiibacteriota bacterium.
GAATTGATGGTCTGGTTTCTCCCCCGGTTTTTTTTTCGTTTTTCGATAACAGAAGCATTCTTCCAAGATCAACTGATTTAGCAATTTTTGCCAGGGTATGATCGCTTATTAACAGTGCCCTAATTTTGGTCATTATTCCTTCAGCATATTCAGGATAATTGCGGTAGAGATAATCTGATATTGAAAGTTTTAGTATGGCATCGCCAAGGAATTCTAATCGTTCGTTATTTTCCAGCTGCTTAGCTTTTTTTTCGTTAGAATAGGAACTGTGTGTTAATGCTGTCAACAAAAGTTTTTTATTCTCAAACTCATATGCAATAAGGTTCTCCAACTTGTGCATTTCTTTATTATGTATATTGATCATTAGGTTGTTCCATATCCCTTAATTTTTTAATGACAGAATCGATAATTTCTATCGGAGTTGAAGCTCCGGCCGTAATCCCCACATTTTTTTTATTGAGAAGCCATTCCTTATTTATTATGGAAGGTTCTGCTACAAGATATGAGTTTTCCTGGATCCCTTTGCTTAACTCATAGAGGCGATTGGTATTTGCGCTTTTGTTATCCCCTATTATGAGCATGGCATCAACCTCATGCGCAAGCGTTATTGCCGCTTTCTGCCGGGTGCTTGTGGCCGAGCAAATCGTGTTAAAGATTTTTACTTCGGCAGTGGCTTTTTCTCTGATACTTTTTGATATCGTATCAAACAGTTCTAATGAAATAGTAGTTTGTGAGATAATTCCAATTTTTTTTGTCAAGATTTCGGGCAAAATTTCTTCTCTATTCGAAATGACATAAGAATTTGTACCTGCCCATTCTCGAACGCCTTTGACTTCAGGATGGTTTTTGTCACCAATTATTATTATCAGATATCCGTCATTACTTAGCTGTTTTGCTAGATTCTGTACTTTTGCAACTTGTGTACAGGTTGTATCTATTACATCTAATTTCTTTTCTTTAACTTGGTTAAAAATGTGAGGAGATACTCCATGGGCACTTATTATGAGTGTTCCGGTTGTATTGATTTCATCAATGCTGTTAACAATAATAATGCCTTTTTTCTTAAGTTCTTC
It includes:
- a CDS encoding 4-hydroxy-3-methylbut-2-enyl diphosphate reductase; amino-acid sequence: MEIKIAKHAGFCIGVRKAVEKALAATNSYEIKKPIYSLGHLVHNSFVVEELKKKGIIIVNSIDEINTTGTLIISAHGVSPHIFNQVKEKKLDVIDTTCTQVAKVQNLAKQLSNDGYLIIIIGDKNHPEVKGVREWAGTNSYVISNREEILPEILTKKIGIISQTTISLELFDTISKSIREKATAEVKIFNTICSATSTRQKAAITLAHEVDAMLIIGDNKSANTNRLYELSKGIQENSYLVAEPSIINKEWLLNKKNVGITAGASTPIEIIDSVIKKLRDMEQPNDQYT